In Nicotiana tabacum cultivar K326 chromosome 2, ASM71507v2, whole genome shotgun sequence, the following proteins share a genomic window:
- the LOC107796682 gene encoding riboflavin synthase, with amino-acid sequence MATVSSSGASLSKPLNPSISSPKTPNIFNLWNPQLKRVKYPQTLSLKSPSISHLFIKPLKAQQSRISSTPITSLFTGIVEEVGKIKQLGYDNPDSFTMKIKANLILEDINLGDSISVNGTCLTVADFDKQLCEFSVGLAPETLRKTSLIELEQGSIVNLERALRPTTRMGGHFVQGHVDGTGQIVELKPEGDSLWVKVKTSKEILRYIVPKGFIAVDGTSLTVVDVFEEEDCFNFMLVAYTQQNVVIPMKKVGQKVNLEVDILGKYVERLLSSGFVNAIKSS; translated from the coding sequence ATGGCAACAGTTTCATCCTCCGGCGCTTCTCTTTCTAAGCCCTTAAACCCATCTATCTCTTCCCCTAAAACACCTAACATCTTCAATCTATGGAATCCTCAGCTCAAAAGAGTAAAATACCCACAAACCCTATCTCTCAAATCTCCTTCAATTTCTCATCTCTTTATCAAGCCTCTAAAAGCTCAACAATCTCGTATTTCTTCTACCCCAATCACCTCCCTTTTTACCGGCATAGTTGAAGAAGTCGGGAAAATCAAACAACTGGGTTACGATAATCCCGATAGTTTCACTATGAAAATCAAAGCTAACCTCATTCTTGAAGACATCAACCTTGGCGACAGTATTTCCGTCAATGGTACTTGTCTAACCGTCGCTGATTTCGACAAACAGTTGTGTGAATTTAGTGTTGGATTGGCTCCAGAAACGCTGAGGAAGACTTCTCTGATCGAATTAGAACAAGGGTCTATAGTGAATTTGGAAAGGGCTTTGAGGCCTACTACTAGAATGGGAGGTCACTTTGTGCAAGGCCATGTTGATGGGACTGGtcagattgttgagctcaaaccTGAAGGGGATTCTCTGTGGGTAAAGGTTAAGACTTCGAAAGAAATTTTGAGGTACATTGTGCCTAAAGGATTTATTGCTGTGGATGGGACTAGTTTGACTGTAGTAGATGTGTTTGAAGAAGAAGACTGTTTTAACTTCATGTTGGTGGCTTACACTCAGCAAAATGTGGTGATTCCGATGAAGAAAGTGGGGCAGAAGGTTAATCTTGAGGTGGATATATTGGGGAAGTATGTGGAGAGGCTTCTTAGTAGTGGCTTTGTCAATGCCATCAAATCTTCATGA